Proteins from a genomic interval of Hornefia porci:
- a CDS encoding Spy0128 family protein — MKRKNSRSMLRRLLLVLTAAMVAVFVSAAMGSAAAQDEPEHTKTLVNNHDGTYTLSLDVKGATRESTTDVSANVIVVMDISGSMNDYAGSTTRLAAGKTAVNSLAKELLSKNTSANPDSVQMALVTFSTTATTNIPRTTSYDAFSSAVNGLSASGGTNWEDALQEVENISFGDNDPTYVIFCSDGNPTFRNTRGDWDYWDIDDDYYRQYGVYGTGSENATSVERCYNHARDDARALVNKGKRLYTIGVFGNVDRMQSLTNYAYTGDDSGIPDDTYYYAASDSAALSKALKAILQEIEKVGIGKVTVKDGTTSQVTTSSGEICSLLSVDEKSFVYTMTDTDGTEHTILLKDGKISTIDGGTQNVKLKGGKTLEVGAPMPEASFRDGAVTWDLTHLGLLENGVTYRVSFICYPSQDTNDLITSLKNKCTYSEIPSTMKKYFRSGLSDTDVVTYDDLTSEVQKYLTSDYKLTTNTEATLTYDDTGTETDETQNPVKYTNPDGVPLSVDSVKITKKWVNDVDSREGSEVRLNVIQDGKTETPSAHVTLNSGNSWSASTYTGDGLAVTVKDDAGKITGIKVYNTGHDYDLQEPKALGYFWEIDADTIHPMRIDGKLYTLAKVSASDVPSGMEDDDTYFVSGDDTYYRIGSSVYRVLFEDEENASFNITNYRQSSLEVTKKVTSDADAEIPDAQFEYTFSAVCKDGRDYVFGVRDENGNLVTGLNPTNSIPEEKDGKETGRYQAGSGVTVTVKIKAGWTIRLLDLPVGSTYSVTESAPGGSFRLDTLKSSVTQAENPPKQATAAKTDGRTASGTIDCVDTQYNVEYTNKYFVREVSVSKSWNDAQNQDGIRPDSVRVKLYADGEAVKDADGKDQTITLSADNGWKSSFKGLPRYNGEKEIQYTVEEVKDNTITGTDGPNTYKTAVAGNMTDGYTLTNTHTPETVDISGTKTWKDDEYQGKTGYTRPGSIQVTLTGTAGDSSAAVYTDTKKVTADDGWKYSWKNLAKYSDGKEIKYTVTETALSGFNTAYDGYNITNTPMKKAEIDEPVSLTLFKKDSATGGGLNGAVFTLTDSGQDSRTYTTGTDGRVSIEFTKAGTYTLKETTAPEGYEPNEKSYEVTVTRSGVVKVEFDGQNKVWNWFYNLLFNPEIEGNTLTVENTTTTADVNVTKKWDDNGDKNKVRPDSVTMQLYQTVGGKTQKVDGKTLTLTANDAASGDSSVWKGTFEKLPAYVDGNKIEYTVKELNSSGAAVNDGEKPDGNYTVFYSGDTLTVTNIYTNAKANLKVKKNFNGWDALPDAEFTFRLAAVTDGAPMPESGTVKATKNSPEAAFGSITYSEAGTYEYTLTEVKGDLAGVTYSTASHKVLVTVTKDKETHKLSAGVKYDEEDSLTVTNTFRPVILSGDKALQVTKKVEGRDASEAFQFSLTPAEDNPQGASIAKDGNTAVTGSSIADGSSDTVKFGDVTFTRTGTYKFVVRETNTEVPQGWTYANGEKDAKTVTVTVTKDADGQLAATVTDNNPVFTNRYEAKSVTLGGDTALKVTKKVTGWNAKEAFSFRLTPAADNPEGAVIADGGDTATTKSSSLAAGSSEPVSFGDVTFTKAGTYVFNVRETNADPAAASGWSYDKTSHPITVVVTDNGKGQLEASTVANGKDTNDPTVVNSYSAKPVTLSGSTALQVKKKVTGRDALSAFTFRLTPSDNNPEGAVIADGGDTATTKSSSLAAGSSEPVRFGDVTFTKVGIYTFTVKETTTASKGGWTYDNGEKTITVKVTDDGTGTLKAEVIGNSPTVTNRYEAKSVTLGGDTALKVTKKVTGHDSTEDYGFSLTPAADNPQGGAAIAQDGGTAKTTGTIEAGKSQPVSFGDVTFTKAGTYRFTVKETNKTAPNGWTYANQDEDAKTITVTVTDDGQGQLHAEANTAPEFVNSYKAEPAVLEGDTALKVTKAVDGHKAVEPFTFRLSLKSGAAENVKISEDTVVTENGIKAGDSKTLRFGKVTISKTGKYTFAVKETTTPSKGGWTYDNGEKLIRVTVEDDHNGHLIAHVDGNNPIVTNSFKAATLEDDAAVVGTKTLYGRDMHEGEKYEFTIEGSNDLTRAAVDSGEITIEKTRTAVAGGKNGEPTSFSFGKLTFTEEGEYEFAVKETVGQSAGVTYDSNVQVVRVKVTKGDGGQLVATAEGNKPAFKNHYTATGSITPSGTKKLLSRNGASLSMPAGAFTFDIRYADGDHAKVLSGQNAAGKDAAIQFGALQYSTAGENSLEKLVDKGYAKRSVENGRTVYRIDYKVTENEPENAALQPNTQTESFSVKVTVNPSGNQLSVESDGAKKLDFTNRYEANDAVINVSGLKTMSGDRPLKAGEFTFVLKGEDKAPMPKSTEVKNGEGGAVNFGDITFTKDDLGDSSEKTFTYTVIETGNQPGVINDGQKTFKVTVKDDGKGLLEAKADPEGTLFTFANRYEPTPGESSVTDDISVTKKLAGRDLAEGEFTFRMKDETGRVVAMAKNKADGSVAFPKLKFSEAGTYTYTISEVRGDQEHMTYDGAEYKVTATVTDAFDGKPMSVSWSCGVGEKITFNNTYTKPVPTPCYLDPPVRKVVKGNPTKAGEFTFVLKGKSTTAEADSLPMSKGSSGQTKTITVRGAGSYEFGVIRFTEPGTYVYTMTEKDNRAAGYTYDTSEYTLTCTVTESRDNKLSVKAEVTKDGNRAGEAKFTNRYKRPGQKKNGPDTGDCSDLMLMILLGATSTAALGALWVYRRKTECD; from the coding sequence ATGAAAAGAAAGAATAGTAGAAGTATGCTCCGCAGACTCCTGCTGGTGCTGACCGCGGCGATGGTTGCGGTTTTTGTGTCCGCAGCGATGGGCAGCGCGGCCGCACAGGACGAGCCGGAGCACACGAAGACACTGGTCAACAACCATGACGGAACGTACACGCTGTCACTGGACGTGAAGGGGGCGACGAGAGAGTCGACCACTGATGTTTCAGCGAATGTCATTGTTGTAATGGACATCTCCGGGAGCATGAATGATTATGCGGGGAGCACCACCAGGCTTGCTGCCGGAAAGACGGCGGTGAACAGCCTGGCGAAGGAACTGCTGTCCAAGAACACCTCCGCCAATCCTGATTCTGTGCAGATGGCTCTGGTCACATTCTCGACAACGGCGACGACCAACATCCCCAGAACGACGAGCTACGACGCCTTTTCGAGTGCGGTGAACGGGCTCAGCGCATCCGGCGGAACGAACTGGGAGGATGCGCTGCAGGAGGTGGAGAACATCTCATTCGGAGATAACGATCCGACCTATGTAATCTTCTGTTCAGACGGAAATCCCACCTTCCGCAACACAAGAGGGGATTGGGATTATTGGGACATTGATGACGATTATTATCGCCAATACGGTGTCTACGGCACAGGCAGCGAGAACGCCACAAGTGTGGAACGCTGCTACAATCACGCCAGAGACGACGCCAGAGCCCTTGTGAACAAAGGCAAACGTCTATATACGATCGGCGTGTTCGGAAACGTGGACCGGATGCAGTCGCTGACAAATTACGCCTATACAGGCGACGATAGCGGGATTCCCGACGATACATATTACTATGCGGCGAGTGATTCCGCGGCTCTAAGCAAGGCGCTGAAGGCGATTCTGCAGGAGATTGAGAAGGTGGGCATCGGAAAAGTCACCGTAAAGGACGGAACCACCAGTCAGGTCACTACCAGCTCCGGCGAAATCTGCTCACTGCTGTCCGTGGATGAGAAATCCTTTGTCTACACCATGACAGATACCGACGGAACGGAGCATACGATTCTTCTGAAAGACGGGAAGATCAGCACAATCGACGGCGGAACCCAGAACGTGAAACTGAAAGGCGGAAAGACACTGGAGGTCGGAGCGCCGATGCCGGAGGCTTCCTTCAGGGACGGCGCCGTCACGTGGGATCTTACGCATCTGGGGCTTCTGGAGAACGGCGTAACATACAGGGTCAGTTTCATTTGTTATCCGAGCCAGGATACCAACGACCTGATTACCAGCCTGAAGAACAAATGCACGTACAGCGAGATTCCCTCGACGATGAAAAAGTATTTCAGATCCGGGCTGTCGGATACTGACGTCGTGACCTACGACGATCTGACCTCCGAGGTTCAGAAATACCTCACCTCCGATTACAAGCTGACTACGAATACAGAAGCGACTCTGACCTACGACGATACAGGCACAGAGACCGATGAAACGCAGAATCCGGTGAAATATACCAACCCGGACGGCGTGCCTCTTTCGGTGGACAGCGTTAAAATCACCAAGAAATGGGTGAATGACGTGGATTCCCGCGAGGGAAGCGAGGTACGGCTGAACGTTATCCAGGACGGGAAGACGGAGACGCCCAGCGCCCATGTGACGCTGAACAGCGGCAACAGCTGGTCCGCGTCAACCTACACGGGAGACGGCCTTGCGGTAACGGTCAAAGACGATGCAGGAAAGATTACCGGAATCAAGGTATACAATACCGGACATGATTACGATCTTCAGGAGCCGAAGGCCCTCGGATATTTCTGGGAAATCGACGCGGATACTATTCATCCGATGAGGATCGACGGAAAACTTTATACACTGGCGAAGGTGAGCGCAAGCGATGTTCCCTCTGGAATGGAGGATGACGACACTTACTTCGTTTCCGGGGACGACACCTACTACCGGATCGGTTCCTCCGTCTACAGGGTTCTCTTTGAGGACGAGGAGAATGCCAGCTTCAATATCACAAATTACCGGCAGAGCTCGCTGGAGGTGACAAAGAAGGTGACCTCGGACGCTGACGCTGAGATTCCGGACGCGCAGTTTGAATACACCTTCAGTGCCGTCTGCAAGGACGGAAGAGATTATGTGTTCGGCGTGCGCGACGAGAACGGCAATCTGGTCACCGGTCTGAATCCGACCAATTCGATTCCGGAGGAGAAGGACGGCAAAGAAACCGGGCGCTATCAGGCGGGCAGCGGAGTCACGGTTACCGTGAAAATAAAGGCGGGCTGGACGATCCGTCTGCTGGATCTGCCTGTCGGAAGCACCTATTCTGTGACGGAGTCCGCTCCGGGCGGAAGCTTCCGTCTCGACACACTGAAAAGCTCGGTTACTCAGGCGGAGAATCCGCCGAAGCAGGCGACCGCGGCGAAAACCGACGGAAGGACAGCCAGCGGAACCATCGACTGCGTGGATACGCAGTACAATGTCGAATACACCAACAAATATTTTGTCAGAGAGGTTTCCGTATCGAAATCCTGGAATGACGCGCAGAATCAGGACGGCATCCGGCCTGACAGCGTTCGCGTGAAGCTCTATGCGGACGGCGAGGCGGTGAAGGATGCGGACGGAAAAGACCAGACGATTACCCTTTCCGCAGACAACGGATGGAAATCGAGCTTCAAGGGGCTTCCCCGCTATAACGGCGAGAAGGAAATCCAGTATACGGTAGAGGAAGTAAAGGACAATACAATTACCGGAACCGACGGTCCGAATACATACAAGACCGCCGTGGCCGGAAATATGACCGACGGCTACACTCTAACCAACACGCATACTCCAGAGACGGTGGACATCAGCGGAACCAAGACGTGGAAGGACGATGAGTATCAGGGGAAGACCGGGTACACGCGTCCCGGCAGCATTCAGGTTACGCTCACCGGCACGGCGGGAGATTCCTCTGCGGCGGTGTATACAGACACTAAGAAGGTGACGGCAGACGACGGCTGGAAATACAGCTGGAAGAATCTGGCGAAGTATTCCGACGGAAAAGAGATAAAGTATACTGTCACCGAGACGGCTCTCAGCGGCTTTAATACGGCTTATGACGGTTACAATATCACGAATACTCCGATGAAGAAGGCAGAGATCGACGAGCCGGTCAGCCTGACGCTGTTCAAGAAGGACAGCGCCACAGGCGGCGGACTGAACGGAGCGGTCTTCACACTGACCGATTCCGGACAGGACAGCAGGACCTATACCACCGGCACCGACGGCAGGGTTTCCATCGAATTCACAAAGGCGGGAACCTATACGCTGAAGGAAACGACGGCGCCGGAGGGTTATGAGCCGAATGAGAAATCCTACGAGGTGACCGTAACCAGAAGCGGCGTGGTCAAGGTGGAATTCGACGGGCAGAACAAGGTCTGGAACTGGTTCTACAACCTGCTCTTCAATCCGGAGATTGAAGGGAACACACTGACCGTGGAAAATACGACGACCACGGCCGATGTGAACGTGACCAAGAAGTGGGACGATAACGGCGACAAAAATAAGGTCCGCCCGGACAGTGTGACCATGCAGCTGTATCAGACCGTCGGCGGAAAGACACAGAAGGTCGACGGAAAGACGCTTACCCTGACCGCAAACGACGCCGCGTCAGGAGACAGCAGTGTCTGGAAGGGGACGTTTGAGAAACTCCCGGCCTATGTGGACGGCAATAAGATTGAATATACAGTTAAGGAGCTGAACAGCAGCGGCGCGGCGGTGAACGATGGCGAAAAACCGGACGGCAACTATACCGTGTTCTATTCCGGCGATACGCTGACCGTGACCAACATCTACACCAACGCCAAAGCGAACCTGAAGGTGAAAAAGAACTTCAACGGATGGGACGCGCTTCCAGATGCGGAATTCACGTTCCGGCTGGCTGCGGTGACCGATGGTGCGCCGATGCCGGAGTCCGGTACCGTGAAGGCGACAAAGAACTCGCCCGAGGCTGCGTTCGGCAGCATCACCTACAGCGAGGCGGGAACCTACGAGTATACGCTGACAGAGGTGAAGGGCGACCTGGCGGGCGTGACGTATTCCACGGCGAGTCACAAGGTTCTGGTGACCGTGACGAAGGATAAGGAGACCCATAAGCTCTCCGCCGGCGTCAAGTACGACGAAGAGGATTCTCTGACGGTTACAAATACCTTCCGGCCGGTTATTTTGTCCGGGGACAAGGCGCTCCAGGTGACGAAGAAGGTCGAGGGCAGAGACGCCTCAGAAGCGTTCCAGTTCAGCCTGACGCCCGCAGAGGACAATCCGCAGGGAGCATCCATCGCGAAGGACGGGAATACGGCAGTCACCGGAAGCAGCATCGCGGACGGCTCCAGTGATACTGTGAAGTTCGGTGATGTGACGTTTACAAGGACAGGTACGTATAAATTTGTGGTCAGAGAGACCAATACTGAAGTTCCGCAGGGCTGGACCTACGCGAACGGAGAGAAAGACGCGAAGACTGTCACGGTGACCGTAACAAAGGATGCCGACGGTCAGCTGGCCGCGACGGTGACCGATAACAATCCGGTCTTTACCAACAGATATGAAGCGAAGTCTGTGACACTGGGCGGCGACACCGCGCTGAAGGTGACCAAGAAGGTGACCGGCTGGAACGCGAAGGAGGCCTTCTCCTTCCGGCTGACGCCGGCTGCCGATAACCCGGAGGGCGCCGTCATCGCAGACGGCGGCGATACCGCGACAACAAAGAGCAGCAGCCTCGCAGCGGGAAGCAGTGAGCCCGTCAGCTTCGGCGACGTGACATTCACGAAGGCGGGAACATATGTCTTCAATGTCCGGGAAACCAACGCGGATCCCGCCGCAGCTTCCGGATGGAGCTATGACAAGACCAGTCATCCGATTACCGTTGTCGTCACCGATAACGGCAAAGGACAGCTGGAGGCTTCCACCGTGGCGAACGGGAAGGATACCAACGATCCGACCGTCGTTAACAGTTACTCCGCGAAGCCTGTGACCCTGAGCGGCAGCACTGCGTTGCAGGTGAAAAAGAAGGTTACCGGACGTGATGCTCTGAGCGCGTTCACCTTCAGACTGACACCGTCCGACAACAACCCGGAGGGCGCAGTCATTGCAGACGGAGGCGATACCGCGACAACAAAGAGCAGCAGCCTCGCAGCCGGGAGCAGTGAGCCCGTCCGCTTCGGTGATGTGACCTTCACAAAGGTCGGTATCTATACCTTTACGGTAAAGGAGACTACGACTGCGAGCAAGGGCGGCTGGACCTATGATAATGGGGAAAAAACCATTACGGTTAAAGTAACGGATGACGGAACCGGTACGCTGAAAGCTGAGGTTATCGGCAACAGCCCGACCGTCACTAACCGCTATGAAGCGAAGTCTGTGACACTGGGTGGCGACACCGCGCTGAAGGTGACCAAGAAGGTGACCGGGCATGACTCCACAGAGGATTACGGATTCAGTCTGACGCCTGCGGCGGACAATCCGCAGGGAGGCGCCGCCATAGCGCAGGACGGCGGCACAGCGAAGACCACAGGGACGATTGAGGCCGGAAAGAGCCAGCCCGTCAGCTTCGGCGATGTGACCTTCACAAAGGCCGGAACGTACAGGTTTACAGTGAAGGAGACGAATAAAACTGCTCCGAACGGATGGACCTACGCCAATCAGGACGAGGATGCAAAGACGATTACTGTCACTGTGACAGATGACGGACAGGGACAGCTGCATGCAGAAGCGAATACGGCTCCTGAATTTGTCAACAGCTATAAAGCGGAGCCTGCTGTACTGGAAGGCGATACCGCACTGAAGGTAACCAAGGCGGTAGACGGTCATAAGGCTGTGGAACCGTTCACCTTCCGGCTGTCGCTGAAGAGCGGCGCGGCGGAGAACGTTAAAATAAGTGAAGACACGGTGGTTACCGAAAACGGCATCAAAGCCGGAGACAGCAAGACGCTGCGCTTCGGAAAGGTGACCATCAGCAAGACAGGCAAATACACCTTTGCGGTAAAGGAGACTACGACTCCGAGCAAGGGCGGCTGGACCTATGACAACGGTGAAAAACTCATCAGGGTCACGGTTGAGGATGATCATAACGGACATCTGATCGCACACGTAGACGGAAATAACCCGATTGTGACGAACAGCTTCAAAGCGGCCACCCTCGAGGACGATGCCGCGGTTGTCGGCACCAAGACGCTGTATGGCCGCGACATGCACGAAGGGGAGAAGTACGAGTTTACCATCGAAGGAAGTAACGATTTGACCCGGGCGGCTGTTGACAGCGGAGAAATCACGATTGAGAAGACCAGAACCGCAGTGGCGGGAGGAAAGAACGGGGAACCGACCTCCTTCAGCTTCGGAAAGCTGACCTTCACAGAAGAGGGCGAGTACGAGTTTGCGGTGAAGGAAACCGTCGGACAGTCTGCAGGCGTAACCTATGACAGCAATGTCCAGGTGGTCAGAGTCAAAGTGACGAAGGGCGACGGCGGACAGCTTGTGGCGACAGCTGAGGGAAATAAGCCGGCGTTCAAGAACCACTATACGGCGACGGGCAGCATTACGCCTTCCGGTACAAAGAAACTGCTCAGCAGAAACGGCGCAAGCCTGAGCATGCCGGCCGGAGCCTTCACGTTCGATATCCGGTATGCGGACGGCGACCACGCGAAGGTGCTCAGCGGACAGAACGCGGCGGGGAAGGATGCGGCGATTCAGTTCGGAGCCCTGCAGTATTCCACTGCCGGAGAAAATTCTCTGGAGAAGCTGGTTGATAAGGGCTATGCCAAGAGGTCTGTCGAAAACGGCAGAACCGTGTACAGGATCGATTACAAAGTAACCGAAAATGAACCGGAGAACGCGGCGCTGCAGCCGAACACTCAGACGGAGTCCTTCAGCGTGAAGGTTACGGTGAATCCGTCCGGAAATCAGCTGAGCGTGGAAAGCGACGGTGCGAAGAAGCTGGACTTCACCAACCGTTATGAGGCTAATGATGCGGTGATTAACGTATCGGGTCTGAAGACCATGAGCGGAGACCGGCCGCTGAAGGCAGGCGAATTCACCTTTGTTCTCAAAGGAGAGGACAAAGCGCCGATGCCGAAAAGCACTGAGGTGAAGAACGGAGAAGGCGGAGCTGTGAATTTCGGAGACATCACGTTCACCAAGGACGATCTGGGAGACAGCAGCGAAAAGACCTTCACATACACAGTTATCGAAACCGGAAATCAGCCGGGCGTGATTAACGACGGCCAGAAAACCTTCAAGGTGACCGTTAAGGACGACGGAAAGGGACTTCTGGAGGCGAAAGCCGATCCGGAGGGAACGCTGTTCACCTTTGCGAACCGGTACGAGCCGACACCGGGCGAGTCCTCGGTAACCGATGATATTTCAGTCACAAAGAAACTGGCCGGAAGAGATCTGGCGGAGGGCGAATTCACCTTCCGGATGAAGGATGAGACCGGCAGGGTTGTGGCTATGGCGAAAAACAAGGCGGACGGAAGCGTGGCCTTCCCGAAACTGAAATTCAGTGAGGCGGGAACCTATACCTACACGATTTCCGAGGTCAGGGGCGATCAAGAGCACATGACCTATGACGGCGCTGAGTACAAAGTCACAGCGACTGTGACCGACGCCTTCGACGGAAAGCCGATGAGTGTCAGCTGGAGCTGCGGAGTCGGGGAGAAGATAACCTTCAATAATACGTACACCAAGCCGGTTCCGACGCCGTGCTATCTGGACCCGCCGGTCCGGAAGGTGGTTAAGGGCAACCCGACTAAGGCCGGAGAATTCACCTTTGTTCTGAAAGGAAAGAGCACCACGGCTGAGGCAGACAGTCTGCCGATGTCGAAGGGTTCCTCCGGGCAGACAAAGACGATTACCGTCCGGGGAGCAGGCTCCTACGAGTTTGGAGTTATCCGGTTCACAGAGCCCGGAACCTACGTCTATACGATGACGGAGAAGGACAACCGCGCAGCCGGTTACACCTACGACACATCGGAATACACACTGACCTGCACCGTAACAGAGAGCCGCGACAACAAGCTTTCTGTGAAGGCTGAGGTCACAAAGGACGGGAACAGAGCCGGCGAGGCGAAATTCACGAACCGGTACAAGAGGCCCGGACAAAAGAAGAACGGCCCGGATACTGGCGATTGTTCAGACCTGATGCTGATGATTCTTCTGGGAGCGACCTCCACGGCTGCTCTGGGAGCACTCTGGGTGTACAGGCGTAAAACAGAATGCGATTGA
- a CDS encoding alpha-amylase family protein, giving the protein MSRKTKNTSEKNTSARRRESAAERRERIFRERLAACYDEMKWLYCELYHNDEQAFSYFTEMLRRMYAERSAALHKWDEQREGSGWYKSGRTLGMCLYVDSFAGTLEGVREHLSYIEECGVNYLHLMPLLKSPEGKSDGGYAVSDFTEVDPRLGSMKDLARLTRDCHKKDIAVCLDFVMNHTSDEHEWAKKARAGDPDAQARYFFFDGWDVPNQFEPYIPDVFPTTAPGNFTWCSEAGKVVMTMFYPYQWDLNYANPTVFNDMTEAMLNLCNHGVDIVRLDAVPYIWKRRGTDCRNQPEVHSLVRLLRLAAGVVCPGTLLLGEVVMEPGKVMPYFGTVEKPECDMLYNVTTMATTWHTVATKDVRLLEHQLSIVYGLPREFTFLNYLRSHDDIGWGLDYDFLAQFGAEQTAHKKFLNDFLTGRWPGSPSRGELYNDDQLRGDARLCGTTASLCGIEAAEYEGDKEKLDWTVRRDIMLHAFLLTQSGVPVLYSGDEIGQTNDYTYHDDPLRRDDSRYIHRGRFRWEDAALRSDPSTREGRIFLTLRKLISIRAALPAFDSAADCWIINTGSDHVLGIGRYHRGQKLLALFNFGDDDQDIRLDTDGPCLDLMQAPAAILEAVLSGASEITATGAAAGVAEAAATDDAAGVAEAVATGAAAGVSLAAIIDAATDAAAGVAEAAATGAAAGTATSVGISTADPYGTMTDPDIMESDCVVRPGWIHIRCHDFRWLLHKYDSEA; this is encoded by the coding sequence ATGAGCAGGAAAACAAAGAACACTTCGGAAAAGAATACGTCCGCACGCAGACGAGAATCTGCTGCGGAGCGCCGGGAGCGGATTTTTCGGGAACGCCTTGCTGCCTGTTATGATGAGATGAAGTGGCTCTACTGTGAGCTGTATCACAATGATGAGCAGGCGTTTTCCTATTTCACTGAAATGCTCCGCCGGATGTACGCGGAACGGAGCGCCGCTCTGCACAAATGGGATGAGCAAAGAGAAGGATCGGGCTGGTACAAAAGCGGACGGACGCTCGGGATGTGCCTCTATGTGGACAGCTTTGCCGGGACTCTCGAGGGAGTCCGGGAGCATCTGTCGTATATCGAGGAATGCGGGGTGAATTATCTCCATCTGATGCCGCTTCTGAAAAGTCCGGAGGGAAAGAGCGACGGCGGTTATGCGGTTTCTGACTTTACGGAGGTGGACCCCCGGCTGGGGAGCATGAAGGATCTGGCCCGTCTTACGAGGGACTGCCACAAAAAAGACATCGCTGTCTGTCTTGATTTTGTGATGAATCATACCAGCGATGAGCACGAGTGGGCGAAGAAAGCCAGGGCCGGGGACCCGGACGCCCAGGCGCGCTATTTCTTCTTTGACGGCTGGGACGTCCCCAATCAGTTCGAGCCCTATATTCCGGATGTCTTTCCGACAACGGCTCCGGGGAACTTCACCTGGTGCAGTGAGGCCGGTAAGGTGGTCATGACGATGTTCTATCCCTATCAGTGGGATCTGAACTACGCCAACCCGACAGTGTTCAATGACATGACCGAGGCCATGCTCAATCTTTGTAATCACGGGGTGGACATCGTTCGCCTGGATGCGGTGCCTTATATCTGGAAACGCCGCGGCACTGACTGCCGCAACCAGCCCGAGGTTCACAGCCTGGTACGGCTCCTGCGTCTGGCGGCGGGGGTGGTCTGTCCCGGAACGCTGCTGCTGGGCGAGGTGGTGATGGAGCCCGGTAAGGTGATGCCTTATTTCGGCACAGTCGAAAAGCCGGAGTGTGATATGCTCTATAATGTCACGACGATGGCGACGACCTGGCACACTGTGGCGACAAAGGATGTCCGGCTTCTGGAGCACCAGTTGAGCATCGTATACGGTCTGCCCCGGGAATTCACCTTCCTGAATTATCTTCGCAGCCACGACGATATCGGCTGGGGACTGGACTATGATTTCCTGGCGCAGTTCGGCGCGGAGCAGACGGCTCACAAAAAATTTCTGAACGATTTTCTGACAGGCAGATGGCCGGGCAGTCCCTCCCGCGGCGAGCTTTATAACGACGATCAGCTCCGCGGCGACGCGCGTCTCTGCGGAACGACGGCTTCTCTCTGCGGCATTGAGGCGGCAGAGTATGAGGGTGACAAAGAAAAGCTCGACTGGACGGTTCGCCGCGATATTATGCTGCACGCGTTCCTTCTGACACAAAGCGGTGTCCCCGTATTATACAGCGGCGACGAAATCGGTCAGACCAATGATTATACTTACCATGATGATCCCCTTCGCCGGGACGACTCCCGGTACATCCACCGGGGCCGCTTTCGCTGGGAGGATGCGGCCCTGCGCAGCGACCCCTCCACCCGCGAAGGCCGAATCTTCCTGACTCTCCGGAAACTGATCAGCATCCGTGCGGCTCTTCCAGCCTTCGATTCCGCAGCCGACTGCTGGATTATCAACACCGGCAGCGACCACGTTCTGGGCATCGGCCGCTACCACCGGGGCCAGAAGCTTCTCGCCCTGTTCAACTTCGGCGACGACGACCAGGACATCCGGCTGGACACCGACGGGCCCTGCCTGGATCTGATGCAGGCCCCCGCCGCCATCCTCGAAGCTGTCCTGTCCGGCGCTTCCGAGATCACCGCGACCGGTGCCGCTGCCGGCGTTGCTGAGGCTGCTGCGACCGATGACGCTGCCGGCGTTGCTGAGGCTGTTGCGACTGGTGCCGCTGCCGGCGTAAGCCTGGCCGCTATTATCGATGCCGCGACCGATGCCGCCGCCGGCGTTGCTGAGGCTGCTGCGACCGGTGCCGCTGCCGGCACCGCCACATCCGTCGGAATTTCGACCGCAGATCCTTATGGGACGATGACAGATCCGGATATTATGGAATCGGATTGCGTTGTAAGACCCGGTTGGATTCATATACGGTGTCACGATTTCCGATGGCTGCTCCATAAATATGATTCGGAGGCCTGA
- a CDS encoding LytR/AlgR family response regulator transcription factor encodes MKVAIVNEERKVREYFVVLLKEYAADKPITVDCVLFESGDAFLASEDFDRFDVVFLDIGPTDAGDAIPAKHATDAGSVIPAEHATDAGSVIPAKHATRVKNSKGLETAAALRKASGTTMIILLAENRDYLNTAFSLHAFDYLLKPVSRRRFQKLMDDLCRYLFHEHGYLEFTADRKRICLPLKSLISCQSSGHYMNIRDVEKRFWRTRMTMSQLTGLLDGDPRFLSINKGIIVNLDHVSTMRDGLCTTKDGCSFPLRVRQRTQLINHWREYIFLKQSR; translated from the coding sequence TTGAAAGTTGCGATTGTTAACGAAGAACGTAAGGTTCGGGAGTATTTTGTCGTGCTCCTAAAAGAGTATGCGGCGGATAAGCCGATTACCGTGGACTGCGTTTTGTTCGAGAGCGGCGATGCGTTTCTGGCGTCAGAGGACTTCGACCGGTTTGATGTTGTTTTTCTGGATATCGGTCCGACTGATGCGGGCGACGCGATACCTGCAAAGCATGCGACTGATGCAGGCAGCGTGATACCGGCAGAGCATGCGACTGATGCGGGCAGCGTGATACCGGCAAAGCATGCGACCAGAGTGAAGAACTCAAAGGGACTGGAAACAGCGGCAGCTCTGCGCAAAGCATCGGGCACCACAATGATCATACTCTTAGCTGAAAATCGAGATTACCTGAACACGGCCTTTTCCCTCCACGCATTCGATTATCTCCTGAAGCCGGTGAGCCGCCGGCGCTTTCAGAAGCTGATGGACGACCTTTGTCGCTACCTGTTCCACGAGCACGGATATCTCGAATTCACCGCCGACCGGAAGCGAATCTGCCTGCCTCTCAAATCCCTCATCTCCTGCCAGAGCAGCGGCCATTATATGAACATCCGCGATGTCGAGAAGCGTTTCTGGCGCACACGAATGACGATGTCTCAGTTAACAGGGCTGCTGGACGGTGACCCGCGTTTTCTCTCCATCAACAAAGGCATCATCGTCAATCTCGACCATGTTTCCACGATGAGGGACGGCCTTTGTACTACAAAAGACGGCTGCAGCTTCCCACTCAGAGTCCGGCAGCGAACCCAGCTGATTAATCACTGGCGGGAATACATATTCCTGAAACAAAGCCGGTAA